The following are encoded in a window of Dryobates pubescens isolate bDryPub1 chromosome 25, bDryPub1.pri, whole genome shotgun sequence genomic DNA:
- the POP5 gene encoding ribonuclease P/MRP protein subunit POP5: MVRFKNRYVLCEVVSEDPRCRQCIEDRAVGLAVRDAIGRVHGDYGLACCSISFTVKYLNAYTGTVLLRCRKDSYRLLCSALPFVRQLESRNQRYPCALNTLHVGGTIRTCQKFLIQYNRRQLLRLLQNCTNEEERRCVQKSLLSCSLTEEQSQSGDEEDDGSPETD; encoded by the exons ATGGTTCGCTTCAAGAACAG GTACGTGCTGTGCGAAGTGGTCTCGGAGGACCCGCGGTGCCGGCAGTGCATCGAGGACCGCGCGGTGGGCCTCGCCGTTAGGGATGCCATCGGGCGGGTGCACGGGGACTACGGCCTGGCCTGCTGCTCCATCTCCTTCACAG TGAAGTACCTGAACGCCTACACCGGGACCGTGCTCCTGCGGTGCCGCAAGGACTCGTACCGGCTGCTCTGCTCCGCGCTCCCCTTCgtcaggcagctggagagccGCAACCAGCGCTACCCCTGCGCCCTGAACACTCTGCACGTTGGAG GTACCATAAGGACGTGTCAGAAATTCCTAATCCAGTATAACAGAAGACAACTGCTGAGGTTGTTGCAAAACTGTACAAATGAAG AGGAAAGGCGGTGTGTACAGAAGTCCTTGTTGAGCTGTTCCCTGACAGAAGAGCAGTCTCaaagtggagatgaggaagatgaTGGCAGCCCAGAGACAGACTGA
- the COQ5 gene encoding 2-methoxy-6-polyprenyl-1,4-benzoquinol methylase, mitochondrial, whose translation MAALCPCQALLARRGGALRGLCGAVRGLAGGPETHFGFQTVTEAERREKIYQVFESVAKKYDVMNDSMTLGIHRIWKDIFVRKMNPCPGTLLLDVAGGTGDIAFRFLNYVRSVREGQLRRKLRQQQNLSWQEISESYQEDNLKSLGDSQVVVCDINREMLKVGKEKARHLGYSEGLSWVLGNAEELPFDDEKFDVYTIAFGIRNVTRIDLALQEAYRVLKPGGRFLCLEFSHVSNPVLSRLYDLYSFQVIPVLGEVIAGDWRSYQYLVESIRCFPPQEELKAMIEDAGFFKVDYQNLNSGIVAIHSGFKL comes from the exons ATGGCGGCGCTCTGCCCGTGCCAGGCGCTGCTGGCCCGCCGCGGCGGGGCTCTGCGGGGGCTCTGCGGCGCCGTGCGGGGCCTCGCCGGGGGGCCGGAGACGCATTTCGGCTTCCAAACCGTGACGGAGgcggagaggagggagaaaa TTTACCAGGTGTTTGAAAGTGTGGCCAAGAAATACGATGTAATGAACGATTCAATGACTCTAGGGATTCATCGAATATGGAAGGATATCTTTGTACGTAAGATGAACCCTTGCCCAGGAACCCTTCTTCTTGATGTTGCTGGAGGAACAG GTGACATTGCCTTCAGGTTTCTCAATTACGTCCGCTCGGTGCGGGAGGGCCAGCTCCGGCGaaagctgaggcagcagcagaacttaTCCTGGCAGGAGATTTCCGAAAGTTACCAGGAAGACAACCTGAAGTCACTAGGGGACTCCCAAGTGGTGGTCTGTGACATCAACAGAGAGATGTTAAAAGTTGGGAAGGAGAAGGCACGGCATCTTGGCTACTCGGAAG GTTTGTCCTGGGTACTTGGGAATGCTGAAGAGTTGCCTTTTGATGACGAGAAGTTTGATGTTTACACAATTGCTTTTGGGATCCGAAATGTAACTCGTATTGATTTG GCACTTCAGGAAGCCTATCGTGTGCtgaaaccaggaggaagatttCTCTGCCTTGAATTTAGTCATGTCAGCAACCCTGTTCTTTCCAG GCTCTATGATCTGTACAGCTTCCAGGTGATCCCTGTTCTGGGTGAGGTTATTGCTGGGGACTGGAGGTCTTACCAGTATCTCGTGGAGAGCATCCGATGCTTCCCCCCTCAG gaggagctgaaggcaATGATAGAAGATGCAGGCTTCTTCAAAGTGGACTATCAGAATTTGAACTCTGGTATTGTTGCCATTCACTCAGGTTTCAAACTGTGA
- the RNF10 gene encoding RING finger protein 10 isoform X2, producing the protein MLQSPPGAAPAPASAMDKSSPCASGPPGSSAGSKTQQPRSASAGPAAGESKPKGDGKSTSGSKQRYQRRREACSSRHENCASQPRRAAPQKGKAFNKMPPQRAGGGGAGKPFSSSNGGRRDEVAEARRAEFSPAQFSGPKKINLNHLLNFTFEPRGQAGHLDGNGHGSWGKRNKWGHKPFNKELFLQANCQFVVSEEQDYTVHFADPDTLVNWDFVEQVRICSHEVPSCPICLYPPTAAKITRCGHIFCWSCILHYLSLSEKAWSKCPICYSSVHKKDLKSVVAMETRQYAIGDTITMQLMRREKGVLVALPKAQWMDVVQPVYIGDDQHSLYSKLLLASREQVLQLVILEEKAALLKQYEEEKHTPEACFIEAAIQELKERETALSVAQGKCSGIAGLSAAVEELVLETSKAVEPAVSQEKKCGVEYLSAFDEELVEPCSDMASSFSPPVEEEEAVLDEEEIPDVDAVGEPNLNTAEEANPAEESSQEPKDTIGSSHLGSSPFYYFYQAEDGQCMYLHPVNVRCLVREYGSLEKSPEKITAAVVETTGYSMTEDIRQRHRYLCHLPLTCEFSICELALKPPIISKETLELFSDDLEKRRRLRQKKARDERRRERRIEMEENKKQGKYPEVHIALENLQQFPAFTSCPGETTSIDHQSFCLSPLGRSPVFQTAQVPLPASPGFNDLLLPLQSLLQLHCHLLPARSARCSVAV; encoded by the exons ATGCTGCAGAGCCCGCCCGGCGCGGCGCCCGCCCCAGCCTCCGCCATGGACAAGAGCAGCCCCTGCGCCTCCGGGCCGCCCGGCTCCTCGGCCGGCAGCAAAACGCAGCAGCCGCGATCCGCCTCGGCCGGGCCCGCCGCCGGGGAGTCTAAGCCCAAAGGCG ATGGCAAGAGCACGAGTGGGTCCAAGCAGCGCTACCAGCGGCGAAGAGAAGCCTGCTCCTCCCGCCATGAGAACTGTGCCAGCcagccccgccgcgccgccccACAGAAAGGCAAAGCTTTTAACAAGATGCCCCCGCAGAGGGCAGGCGGCGGCGGAGCCGGCAAGCCTTTTAGCTCTTCTAATGGTGGCAGACGAGATGAG GTAGCAGAGGCTCGACGGGCAGAGTTCAGCCCTGCCCAGTTCTCTGGTCCCAAGAAGATCAATCTGAACCACTTACTGAACTTCACGTTTGAGCCCCGTGGCCAAGCAGGCCATTTGGATGGGAATGgacatggcagctggggaaaaaGGAACAAGTGGGGACATAAGCCCTTCAACAAGGAGCTCTTCCTGCAGGCCAA ctgccagtTTGTTGTCTCTGAAGAACAGGACTACACAGTCCACTTTGCTGATCCAGATACCTTGGTCAACTGGGACTTTGTGGAGCAAGTG CGAATTTGCAGCCACGAGGTGCCCTCCTGCCCAATCTGCCTGTACCCACCGACCGCAGCCAAGATCACTCGCTGTGGGCATATCTTCTGTTGGTCCTGCATCCTTCACTATCTCTCCCTGAGTGAAAAGGCCTGGAGCAAATGCCCTATTTGTTACAGCTCTGTTCACAAGAAGGATCTGAAGAG TGTGGTTGCCATGGAGACACGGCAGTATGCAATCGGTGATACCATCACCATGCAGCTgatgaggagggagaagggtgTTCTGGTGGCACTGCCCAAGGCTCAGTGGATGGATGTGGTGCAGCCTGTGTACATTGGAG atgaCCAGCACAGCCTGTATTCAAAGCTGCTTCTGGCATCCAGGGAGCAGGTCTTGCAGCTGGTGATtctggaggagaaagcagcattGCTGAAACAGTATGAGGAAGAAAAACATACCCCAGAAGCTTGCTTTATTGAGGCAGCTATCCAGGAACTGAAG GAGCGAGAAACAGCACTCTCTGTTGCCCAGGGTAAATGCAGTGGCATTGCTGGTCTTAGTGCAGCTGTGGAGGAATTGGTCCTAGAAACCTCcaaggctgtggagcctgcagttTCCCAAGAGAAAAAG TGTGGTGTGGAGTATCTCTCTGCGTTTGATGAGGAGCTTGTAGAGCCTTGCTCTGATATGGCAAGTTCCTTTTCACCTCCTGTGGAAGAAGAAGAGGCAGTGCTGGATGAAGAGGAGATACCTGATGTGGACGCTGTAGGGGAACCTAATTTGAACACTGCAGAAGAAGCAAATCCAGCTGAAGAAAGCTCCCAAGAACCTAAAGATACAATTGGCAGTAGTCATCTTGGCAGCTCTCCTTTTTACTATTTCTATCAAG CAGAGGATGGGCAGTGCATGTACCTGCACCCCGTGAACGTGCGCTGCCTCGTGCGGGAGTacggcagcctggagaagagtccCGAGAAGATCACCGCAGCTGTGGTGGAGACAACTGGCTACTCCATGACAGAG GATATAAGACAGCGTCATCGCTACCTCTGCCACTTGCCCCTTACCTGTGAGTTCAGCATTTGTGAGTTGGCTCTGAAGCCACCCATCATCTCTAAAGAGACTTTGGAGCTGTTTTCAG atgacctggagaagaggaggcgccTGCGGCAGAAGAAAGCTCGCGACGAGCGACGGCGTGAGCGCAGAATTGAGATGGAAGAGAACAAGAAACAGGGCAAAT ATCCTGAGGTCCATATTGCTTTAGAGAatctgcagcagttccctgctTTTACCTCTTGCCCTGGAGAAACTACCAGCATTGATCATCAGAGTTTCTGTCTGTCTCCTCTTGGCAGAAGCCCTGTGTTTCAGACAG CACAAGTACCTTTGCCAGCCTCACCTGGCTTTAATgatctgctgcttcctctgcagagtctgctccagctccactgtCATCTGCTTCCAGCCAGGTCAGCCCGCTGCTCTGTGGCAGTTTAG
- the RNF10 gene encoding RING finger protein 10 isoform X1: protein MLQSPPGAAPAPASAMDKSSPCASGPPGSSAGSKTQQPRSASAGPAAGESKPKGDGKSTSGSKQRYQRRREACSSRHENCASQPRRAAPQKGKAFNKMPPQRAGGGGAGKPFSSSNGGRRDEVAEARRAEFSPAQFSGPKKINLNHLLNFTFEPRGQAGHLDGNGHGSWGKRNKWGHKPFNKELFLQANCQFVVSEEQDYTVHFADPDTLVNWDFVEQVRICSHEVPSCPICLYPPTAAKITRCGHIFCWSCILHYLSLSEKAWSKCPICYSSVHKKDLKSVVAMETRQYAIGDTITMQLMRREKGVLVALPKAQWMDVVQPVYIGDDQHSLYSKLLLASREQVLQLVILEEKAALLKQYEEEKHTPEACFIEAAIQELKERETALSVAQGKCSGIAGLSAAVEELVLETSKAVEPAVSQEKKCGVEYLSAFDEELVEPCSDMASSFSPPVEEEEAVLDEEEIPDVDAVGEPNLNTAEEANPAEESSQEPKDTIGSSHLGSSPFYYFYQAEDGQCMYLHPVNVRCLVREYGSLEKSPEKITAAVVETTGYSMTEDIRQRHRYLCHLPLTCEFSICELALKPPIISKETLELFSDDLEKRRRLRQKKARDERRRERRIEMEENKKQGKYPEVHIALENLQQFPAFTSCPGETTSIDHQSFCLSPLGRSPVFQTESAPAPLSSASSQVSPLLCGSLEEESPFPSFAQMLRVGKAKPETWPKPAPKTRDENSLALPVPVDSDGESDSSDRMPVPSFQNSFSQAIEAALLKLDKPSTAEHLSEEKGGKKRKKQKQKLLFSTSVVHTK from the exons ATGCTGCAGAGCCCGCCCGGCGCGGCGCCCGCCCCAGCCTCCGCCATGGACAAGAGCAGCCCCTGCGCCTCCGGGCCGCCCGGCTCCTCGGCCGGCAGCAAAACGCAGCAGCCGCGATCCGCCTCGGCCGGGCCCGCCGCCGGGGAGTCTAAGCCCAAAGGCG ATGGCAAGAGCACGAGTGGGTCCAAGCAGCGCTACCAGCGGCGAAGAGAAGCCTGCTCCTCCCGCCATGAGAACTGTGCCAGCcagccccgccgcgccgccccACAGAAAGGCAAAGCTTTTAACAAGATGCCCCCGCAGAGGGCAGGCGGCGGCGGAGCCGGCAAGCCTTTTAGCTCTTCTAATGGTGGCAGACGAGATGAG GTAGCAGAGGCTCGACGGGCAGAGTTCAGCCCTGCCCAGTTCTCTGGTCCCAAGAAGATCAATCTGAACCACTTACTGAACTTCACGTTTGAGCCCCGTGGCCAAGCAGGCCATTTGGATGGGAATGgacatggcagctggggaaaaaGGAACAAGTGGGGACATAAGCCCTTCAACAAGGAGCTCTTCCTGCAGGCCAA ctgccagtTTGTTGTCTCTGAAGAACAGGACTACACAGTCCACTTTGCTGATCCAGATACCTTGGTCAACTGGGACTTTGTGGAGCAAGTG CGAATTTGCAGCCACGAGGTGCCCTCCTGCCCAATCTGCCTGTACCCACCGACCGCAGCCAAGATCACTCGCTGTGGGCATATCTTCTGTTGGTCCTGCATCCTTCACTATCTCTCCCTGAGTGAAAAGGCCTGGAGCAAATGCCCTATTTGTTACAGCTCTGTTCACAAGAAGGATCTGAAGAG TGTGGTTGCCATGGAGACACGGCAGTATGCAATCGGTGATACCATCACCATGCAGCTgatgaggagggagaagggtgTTCTGGTGGCACTGCCCAAGGCTCAGTGGATGGATGTGGTGCAGCCTGTGTACATTGGAG atgaCCAGCACAGCCTGTATTCAAAGCTGCTTCTGGCATCCAGGGAGCAGGTCTTGCAGCTGGTGATtctggaggagaaagcagcattGCTGAAACAGTATGAGGAAGAAAAACATACCCCAGAAGCTTGCTTTATTGAGGCAGCTATCCAGGAACTGAAG GAGCGAGAAACAGCACTCTCTGTTGCCCAGGGTAAATGCAGTGGCATTGCTGGTCTTAGTGCAGCTGTGGAGGAATTGGTCCTAGAAACCTCcaaggctgtggagcctgcagttTCCCAAGAGAAAAAG TGTGGTGTGGAGTATCTCTCTGCGTTTGATGAGGAGCTTGTAGAGCCTTGCTCTGATATGGCAAGTTCCTTTTCACCTCCTGTGGAAGAAGAAGAGGCAGTGCTGGATGAAGAGGAGATACCTGATGTGGACGCTGTAGGGGAACCTAATTTGAACACTGCAGAAGAAGCAAATCCAGCTGAAGAAAGCTCCCAAGAACCTAAAGATACAATTGGCAGTAGTCATCTTGGCAGCTCTCCTTTTTACTATTTCTATCAAG CAGAGGATGGGCAGTGCATGTACCTGCACCCCGTGAACGTGCGCTGCCTCGTGCGGGAGTacggcagcctggagaagagtccCGAGAAGATCACCGCAGCTGTGGTGGAGACAACTGGCTACTCCATGACAGAG GATATAAGACAGCGTCATCGCTACCTCTGCCACTTGCCCCTTACCTGTGAGTTCAGCATTTGTGAGTTGGCTCTGAAGCCACCCATCATCTCTAAAGAGACTTTGGAGCTGTTTTCAG atgacctggagaagaggaggcgccTGCGGCAGAAGAAAGCTCGCGACGAGCGACGGCGTGAGCGCAGAATTGAGATGGAAGAGAACAAGAAACAGGGCAAAT ATCCTGAGGTCCATATTGCTTTAGAGAatctgcagcagttccctgctTTTACCTCTTGCCCTGGAGAAACTACCAGCATTGATCATCAGAGTTTCTGTCTGTCTCCTCTTGGCAGAAGCCCTGTGTTTCAGACAG agtctgctccagctccactgtCATCTGCTTCCAGCCAGGTCAGCCCGCTGCTCTGTGGCAGTTTAGAAGAGGagtctcccttcccttcctttgccCAG ATGTTGAGAGTTGGAAAGGCAAAACCAGAAACATGGCCCAAACCTGCTCCAAAGACCAGAG ATGAGAACAGTCTGgcactgcctgtgccagtggaCAGTGATGGGGAAAGTGACAGTTCTGACCGCATGCCTGTGCCCAGCTTCCAGAACTCCTTTAGCCAAGCTATTGAGGCAGCCCTCCTGAAACTGGACAAACCGTCCACAGCTGAGCATTTGTCAG aggagaagggaggcaagaaaagaaagaaacagaagcagaagctaTTGTTCAGCACCTCTGTTGTTCACACAAAGTGA
- the LOC104309008 gene encoding dynein light chain 1, cytoplasmic, translated as MSDRKAVIKNADMSEEMQQDAVECATQALEKYNIEKDIAAHIKKEFDKKYNPTWHCIVGRNFGSYVTHETKHFIYFYLGQVAILLFKSG; from the exons ATGAGTGATCGAAAGGCAGTGATCAAGAATGCAGACATGTCAGAGGAGatgcagcaggatgctgtggagTGTGCTACTCAGGCCTTAGAAAAATACAATATTGAGAAGGATATTGCTGCTCACATAAAGAAG GAGTTTGACAAGAAATACAATCCCACTTGGCACTGCATCGTGGGAAGGAACTTCGGCAGCTATGTGACTCATGAGACCAAGCACTTCATCTACTTCTACCTCGGCCAAGTTGCCATTCTTCTGTTCAAGTCTGGTTAG